The proteins below come from a single Triticum aestivum cultivar Chinese Spring chromosome 5D, IWGSC CS RefSeq v2.1, whole genome shotgun sequence genomic window:
- the LOC100037566 gene encoding fasciclin-like arabinogalactan protein 2, with the protein MEARRRALLVALAVLALAAAAEGYNITKILAAYPEYSQFNKLLTQTRLAQDINKRRTITVLVVANGDMGSLAGGGRTLQTIRHMLQIHVLVDYYGGKKLHQLAHGVTACSSMFQESGAAPGMSGYVNITQHRGGKVTFTAEDAEDSAPSSAFVKSVKEIPYDLAVLQISKVLASPEAEAPVAAPAPVNITELLSKKYCKSFAGLLAADADAYSTINATKDNGLTLFCPVDSAVASFMPKYKNLTAKGRTAILLYHAVPDYYSLQLLTSNSGKVSTLATSNVAKKDYSFDVEKDGETAELDTKVNSASVTYTIKDDDPLAVYAISKFLQPKELYKIAKDIAPAPAPEGPKKKKTTKKKPSAAASPSDDDDDDDSAADSPDDSSSDDATADKDGAAPSAVAGWVTAAVAVASALALAA; encoded by the exons atggaggcgcggcggcgggcgtTGCTGGTGGCGCTGGCGGTGCtggccctggcggcggcggcggaggggtacAACATCACCAAGATCCTGGCGGCGTACCCGGAGTACTCGCAGTTCAACAAGCTGCTGACGCAGACGCGGCTGGCGCAGGACATCAACAAGCGCCGCACCATCACCGTGCTCGTCGTGGCCAACGGCGACATGGGCAGCCTCGCCGGCGGGGGCCGCACGCTGCAGACCATCCGCCACATGCTCCAGATTCACGTCCTCGTCGACTACTACGGCGGCAAGAAGCTCCACCAGCTCGCGCACGGCGTCACCGCATGCTCCTCCATGTTCCAG GAGTCCGGCGCGGCCCCCGGCATGTCCGGGTACGTGAACATCACGCAGCACCGGGGCGGCAAGGTGACGTTCACGGCGGAGGACGCGGAGGACAGCGCGCCCTCCTCCGCCTTCGTCAAGTCCGTCAAGGAGATCCCCTACGACCTGGCGGTGCTCCAGATCAGCAAGGTGCTGGCCTCGCCGGAGGCCGAGGCGCCCGTGGCGGCGCCGGCGCCCGTCAACATCACCGAGCTGCTCTCCAAGAAGTACTGCAAGAGCTTCGCCGGCCTGCtggccgccgacgccgacgcctaCAGCACCATCAACGCCACCAAGGACAACGGGCTCACCCTCTTCTGCCCCGTCGACTCCGCCGTCGCCTCCTTCATGCCCAAGTACAAGAACCTGACGGCCAAGGGCCGGACGGCCATCCTGCTCTACCACGCCGTGCCGGACTACTACTCGCTGCAGCTGCTCACCTCCAACAGCGGCAAGGTCAGCACGCTCGCCACCTCCAACGTCGCCAAGAAGGACTACAGCTTCGACGTGGAGAAGGACGGCGAGACCGCGGAGCTCGACACCAAGGTGAACTCCGCGTCGGTCACCTACACCATCAAGGACGACGACCCGCTCGCCGTCTACGCCATCTCCAAGTTCCTGCAGCCCAAGGAGCTGTACAAGATCGCCAAGGACATCGCCCCCGCGCCGGCGCCTGAgggccccaagaagaagaagaccaccaaGAAGAAGCCCTCCGCGGCCGCCTCGCcctcggacgacgacgacgacgatgactccGCCGCAGACTCGCCCGACGACTCCTCGTCCGATGACGCCACCGCAGACAAGGACGGCGCCGCGCCGTCCGCGGTCGCCGGGTGGGTGaccgccgccgtggccgtggcCTCGGCGCTGGCATTGGCAGCTTGA
- the LOC123122035 gene encoding uncharacterized protein (The sequence of the model RefSeq protein was modified relative to this genomic sequence to represent the inferred CDS: added 7 bases not found in genome assembly), translating to MPWLAHPLDVSVGSVAKRKRSQMDVSQTGKRLRYSVSRLPEDIWRHICSFLPLKDAARAASVSQSFKRLWRCRSNLIFSKKTMGYTKSARRRRITTRDYNSRVDHILRNHLGTGVKTLSLGFYGPYNANTGNCLDSWLQIAVTPGIEELSLILYSKSDHLSEKAIYNFPCPLLSNGSGNTIRELDLLGCAFHPTVGISCTRSLTSLCLSYVNIESDELGFLLSNSLALERLELKDCSEIISIKIPSLLQRLSYLMVFRCPMLQVIESKAPNISSFHYFHDDDDVDQQLQLFLGESLQMKEIFISHSCVLHYALAVLTSSMPNLERLTMHSYYEMVSTPTVASKFLHLKYLNISLFRWNFASTYLYADYDIFSLVSFLDASPCLETFNLDAPMRRREHDSIFEDPPSQLGRIPGQCYDNLRHVKITKFRSTKLLVKLTCHILDSTPSLECLTLDITDGGPTCSELDRCFVGKETYMEAPKALAAIQTYIERKVPSTAKLNVVEPCSRCPAL from the exons ATGCCCTGGCTGGCACATCCTCTAG ATGTATCAGTTGGTTCAGTTGCTAAACGAAAGCGCTCGCAAATGGATGTTTCTCAAACTGGCAAAAGATTAAGATATTCAGTCTCACGCCTTCCAGAG GATATCTGGCGTCATATATGCTCCTTTTTGCCACTGAAAGATGCTGCGCGTGCTGCGAGCGTGTCTCAGTCCTTTAAACGTTTGTGGAGGTGCCGGTCCAACCTCATCTTCAGTAAGAAAACAATGGGCTACACAAAAAGTGCACGTAGACGGAGAATAACAACAAGAGATTACAACAGCAGAGTTGACCATATTCTGAGAAACCACTTAGGCACTGGTGTGAAGACACTCAGCCTTGGATTCTATGGTCCTTACAATGCCAACACCGGAAATTGTCTTGATAGTTGGCTCCAGATTGCTGTTACACCAGGCATAGAAGAACTCAGCCTCATACTCTATTCAAAAAGTGACCATTTATCAGAAAAGGCAATCTACAACTTTCCATGCCCACTTTTGTCTAATGGCAGCGGAAACACCATTCGTGAGCTAGACCTTTTAGGTTGCGCCTTCCACCCCACGGTAGGAATCAGTTGCACGAGAAGCCTGACGAGTCTATGTCTGTCTTATGTGAATATTGAGAGTGATGAGTTGGGGTTCCTTCTTTCCAATTCTTTGGCTTTGGAGCGATTGGAACTCAAGGATTGTAGTGAGATAATTTCCATAAAGATACCTTCCCTGCTGCAGCGCCTCAGCTACCTGATGGTTTTCCGTTGTCCCATGCTGCAAGTGATTGAAAGCAAGGCTCCAAATATCTCCAGTTTTCACTattttcatgatgatgatgatgtagatcAACAATTACAGCTATTTCTTGGAGAATCACTGCAGATGAAGGAAATTTTCATATCACATTCCTGTGTTCTTCATTATGCTCTTGCCGTGCTCACATCCAGTATGCCGAATCTTGAAAGGCTTACTATGCATTCGTATTACGAG ATGGTCAGTACACCAACGGTAGCAAGCAAATTCCTCCACCTCAAATATTTGAATATTTCTTTATTTAGATGGAACTTTGCCTCGACATATCTGTATGCGGACTATGATATTTTCTCGCTGGTTTCTTTTCTCGACGCGTCTCCTTGCTTGGAGACTTTCAACCTAGAT GCACCAATGAGACGCCGGGAGCATGACTCAATTTTTGAAGACCCCCCCTCACAATTGGGGCGGATTCCAGGACAATGCTATGACAATCTTAGGCATGTGAAGATCACTAAATTCCGCTCCACAAAGCTATTGGTTAAGCTCACATGTCATATTCTTGACAGCACACCATCGCTCGAGTGCCTCACACTGGACATAACTGATGGTGGGCCGACTTGTTCCGAGCTTGACAGATGCTTTGTGGGCAAAGAAACTTATATGGAAGCCCCTAAAGCGCTTGCGGCTATCCAGACTTACATCGAGAGAAAAGTTCCCTCCACGGCTAAGTTGAATGTCGTGGAGCCTTGCAGCCGATGCCCTGC